A genomic region of Brienomyrus brachyistius isolate T26 chromosome 6, BBRACH_0.4, whole genome shotgun sequence contains the following coding sequences:
- the LOC125744945 gene encoding hereditary hemochromatosis protein homolog, with protein sequence MEFTQTCFIHIFLAFLIKLTGAEGIVTIKANKGQKILLPCNVSEDSLNKTYTVNWRKNGTSPALCYYRVSQNGATKNWKCGSRYVTEGRPPRLYLTNVSFSDSGVYNCSVERQIPPPNKEKIYLVDLLVGDAARPTVSVSRVEGPSGNPALLCSVRDFYPESIEQDWLRDGLPLNVTPDRRSTVNPDGSYSLDSYLSLTPAHAEDVLCSCWVNHSSLDLPLNYTFQCKEHKTAGVAVPILCGIFCVMIIFLVFILFKKFKAVLRCSSGSIHTPPNNVQESLSNSIYSNLWEHQANATYNT encoded by the exons ATGGAATTTACACAGACCTGCTTCATCCACATCTTCCTCGCGTTCCTCATCAAATTAACAG GTGCTGAGGGCATCGTCACCATCAAAGCAAACAAAGGGCAGAAGATCCTTCTCCCCTGCAACGTATCTGAGGACAGTcttaataaaacatatactgtCAACTGGAGGAAGAATGGAACCTCTCCAGCCCTCTGTTATTACCGCGTGTCACAAAATGGTGCCACAAAAAACTGGAAGTGTGGATCCCGTTATGTGACTGAAGGACGACCTCCGCGACTTTACTTAACAAATGTCAGCTTCAGTGACTCTGGGGTCTACAACTGCTCTGTGGAAAGACAAATTCCCCCACCAAACAAGGAGAAAATCTATTTGGTGGATCTTCTAGTTGGAG ATGCAGCTCGTCCCACAGTGTCTGTGTCCCGGGTGGAGGGGCCCAGTGGGAACCCGGCGCTGCTCTGCTCCGTTCGGGACTTTTACCCAGAGAGCATAGAGCAGGACTGGCTCCGGGACGGACTCCCACTGAACGTGACCCCTGACAGACGCAGCACAGTCAACCCAGACGGCTCCTACTCCCTCGACTCCTACTTGTCTCTGACACCAGCACATGCTGAGGATGTGCTCTGTTCCTGCTGGGTCAATCACTCCTCTCTGGACCTGCCTCTCAACTACACTTTTCAGTGTAAAGAACACAAAACAG CTGGAGTGGCGGTTCCTATACTTTGCGGAATATTTTGCGTGATGATCATTTTCCTTGTTTTTATACTGTTTAAGAAATTCA aagCAGTCCTCCGTTGCTCTTCTGGATCCATCCACACACCGCCCAACAACGTCCAGGAGTCACTGAGCAATTCCATTTATTCAAACCTTTGGGAGCACCAAGCAAATGCAACATATAATACTTGA